The Plantactinospora sp. KBS50 sequence CCGGCAGGAGTTGTTGCGCCGGGCCGGCGTCGCCAGCCTGCGCGACTACGACCGGGCCCGAGCCGGGGGTACGGCGCTGGCCCCGCTGCCCACCCTGCTGATCGTCTGTGACGAGTTCTCCGAACTGCTGGACGCCAAGCCGGACTTCATCGAGCTGTTCGTGCAGATCGGCCGGGTCGGCCGGTCGCTCGGCGTGCACCTGCTGCTCGCCTCGCAGCGGCTGGAGGAGGGCCGGTTGCGCGGGCTGGAGACCCACCTGTCGTACCGGGTCGGCCTGCGCACCTTCTCGGCCCTGGAGTCGCGGTCGGTGCTCGGCGTGCCGGACGCGTACGAGCTGCCCCGCACGCCCGGGCACGGCTTTCTCCGGTACGGCACCGACCCGCTGATCCGGTTCCGCGCCGCGTACGTCTCCGGTCCCCGGCCGCGACCCACCGTGCGGCCGGCGGATGCCGCCGCCGGCCCCGCCCGGGTGCTGCGCTACTCGACGCACTTCGTGGCCCCACCGGCCCCGGTGCCGGCCGCGCCGGCCCCGGCCGGGACCGGGGAGAGCCTGCTGGACGTGCTGGTGGCCCGGATGGCCGGCGCGGGTCCGCCGGCGCACCGGGTGTGGCTGCCCCCGCTGGACGCGGCGCCGGCGCTGGACGAGCTGCTCGGCCCGGTGCAGTCGGACCCCGACCGGGGGCTGACCGTGGCCAACCCGGAGCTGCGGGGCCGACTCCAGGTGCCGGTGGCCGTGCTGGACAAGCCGTACGAGCAGCGCCGCGACCCGCTGTGGCTGCCGCTGCACGGCGCGGCCGGGCACGTCGCGGTGGTGGGCGGCCCGCAGAGTGGCAAGTCGCAGTTGCTGCGCACCCTGCTCTGCGCGCTGGCGCTCACCCACACGCCGGCGCAGGTGCAGGTCTACTGCCTGGACTTCGGCGGTGGTTCGCTGGCCGGGCTGCGCGAGCTGCCGCACGTCGGCGGCGTCGCCGGCCGGCTCGACGCACCCGCGGTGCGCCGTACCGTGGGCGAGGTCGCGGCGGTGCTCACGGCGCGGGAGCGGTCCTTCGCGGCCGCCGGCATCGAGTCGATGGCCGACTACCGGCGGCACCGGGCCGCCGACGACGCGGCGCGGGCGGACGCCTTCGGGGACGTCTTCCTGGTGGTCGACGGCTGGCCGACGCTGCGCGGCGAGTACGACGACCTGGAACCGATGGTCACGGACCTGGCCACCCGCGGCCTGTCCTACGGGGTGCACGTGGTGGCCAGCGCGCCCCGCTGGCTGGACTTCCGGCCGGCGATCCGGGACCTGTTCGGCTCCCGGCTGGAGCTGCGGCTCGGCGACCCGGCCGACTCCCTGGTGTCCCGGCACGCCGCCGGGAACGTACCGGAGAAGGCGCCCGGCCGGGGCATCACGACCGACGGCCTGCACCTGCTCTGCGCGGTGCCGGCGCTGACCGCCGGGGCCGGCACCGGGTCCGGCACCGCCGACCTGGTGGCGGCGGTCCGGGACGGCTGGTCCGGTCCGCCGGCGCCGCCGGTACGGCTGCTCCCGCCGGTGCTGCCGTACGCCGACCTCGACCCGACCGGTACGGCCGGGCTGCGGCTGCCGATCGGGGTGGCCGAGGCGGACCTGCGGACGGTCGCCCTCGACTTCGCCGGTGACCCGCACTTCCTGCTGTTCGGGGACGCCGAGGCGGGCAAGTCGTCGTTCCTGCGCGCCCTGGCCGCCTCGATCGCGCACCGGTTCGCCCCCGAACAGGCCCGGATGATCCTGGTCGACTACCGCCGGAGCCTGCTCGGCGCCGTCGAGACCGAGCACCTGATCGGGTACGGCACCGCCGCGGCGGCCACCGCCGACCTGGTCGAGTCGGCGGCCGGGTACCTGCAGCGCCGGCTGCCGCCCGCGGACGTCACCGCGCAACAGCTGCGCGACCGGTCCTGGTGGACCGGTCCGGAACTGTTCGTCCTGGTGGACGACTACGACCTGGTGGCGGCCGGGCCGGCGAACCCGCTCCAGGCGCTCGCGGAGTTCCTGCCGCAGGCCCGGGACATCGGCCTGCACCTGGTGCTCACCCGGCGCACCGGCGGGGCGGCCCGGGCGCTGTACGACCCGATCATCCAGCGGTTGCGCGAGCTTTCCTCACCCGGCCTCGTGCTCTCCGGCGACCCCGACGAGGGGCCGCTGCTGGGCGCGGTCCGGCCCGCCGCGCTGCCGTCCGGCCGCGGCCGGCTGGTCACCCGCAGGGAGGGCGTGCGCCTGATCCAACTCGCGTATCTGCAGGCCGGATGAGGAAGTATTGCGGTTCGTCCCGCGCTCGGCCGGAAACAAGCTAATCTCCGTTCAACACGTGTCCGCCGGATGGAAATGGCAACGATGTGACTGGGCCGTGGCGTGCTCGAGGACACGCCGTCCGGCGGTTCGCCGCCGCGGCGCTGCCGACGCTGACCGCAGCCGCCCTGCTCGGCGGCCCGACCGCACCCGCGTCGGCGACGCCGGGGGCGTTGCCGGGTCCCGGCTCGGCGCTGACCACCCCGGCACCGGCGTTCGCCGACACCCGGCACCAACCGCCGGGGTTTTCGCTGCTCGGCGACCCGGTCCGGGAGGACCAGTGGCAGCTCAAGGAGCTTGACGCCCGGCACGCCTGGCAGTTCTCCACCGGCAAGGGCGTCACGGTCGCCGTCATCGACTCCGGTGTGGACGGCCGGCACCCGGACCTGTCCGGCCAGGTGCTGCCCGGCATCGACCTGGTGAGCGGATCGGGCGACGGGCAGCTCGATCCGGTCGGCCACGGCACCACCGTCGCCGGGCTGATCGCCGGCCGCCGGGACGACGACCGGGGCGTGCTCGGGCTGGCGCCGGACGCGCACATCCTGCCGGTCCGGGTGCTGGACGACGAGAACCGGTACGACGACGCGCTGATCGTGGCCCGCGGCGTGCGCTGGGCGGTGGACAACGGGGCGAAGGTCATCAACCTGTCGCTCGGCGGGAACGGGGACAGTCCGGCGCTCGCCGCCGCCATCGACTACGCGTTCGCCCGGGACGTCGTGGTCGTGGCCTGCACCGGAAACCTGACGCCCAGTTCCCCGGTGAACCGGGTCTGGTATCCGGCCCGCGAGCCGGGCGTGCTCGCCGTCTCGGGTCTGGACCGGGACACCGACGGCCTCTGGTCCGGCTCCATCGACGGCGCGGAGACGGTGCTCAGCGCCCCGGCGAGCGGCCTCGTGGGGGCCAGGCCCAACGGCTACTGGTCGGTCCAGGGCACCAGCTTCGCGGCGCCGCTCGTCTCGGCCACGGCCGCCCTGCTGCGCTCCCGCTGGCCCACGATGTCCGCCGGCGACGTGGTCAACCGGCTCATCGCGACGGCCCGCGACCTGGGCACGCCGGGCCGGGACGACCAGTTCGGCTTCGGCCGGGTCGATCCGGTGGCCGCCCTCACCGCCACGGTCCCGCGGGTGTCGTGGAACCCGCTGGACGACCACCGCTCGCCCGGCACCGCCGGCTTCGGCCACGCCCCGGGCTCAATGCCGCCCGCATCGCCCGGACCGTCCGCGCAACAGCTGGACGTCGGCGCGTCCGACCTTCCCCGCTGGTCGGCCCGGGCCGCCGGGCAACCGGCCGAGCAGGAATCCCATCCGGGTTGGGGCTGGCTGCTGCTGGTCGTCGTCTTCGGCACCGGCGGGATCGTCGCGCTGATCCGGCGGCAGCGCACCCGCTCCTGAGCGCGGCGGCAGCGGGTCAGGTGCAGTTGCCGGTGCCGGTCGCGCGGGTGCTGTCGGCGCCGGCCGACGCCACCGGCGCGGCCTCGGCCGCGGTGACGGCGAAGCCGGTGTTGCGGTCGTCGGCCGCCGCCGCGAAGATCACCCCGAGTACCTCGCCGTTCGCCGCCACCAGCGGTCCGCCGGAGTTGCCGCTGCGGACCAACGCCCGGATCGTGTAAATCTCCCGGGTCACGTCGCCGGTGGAGTAGATGTCCGGGCCGGTGATCCGGCTGACGTCGCGGACCCGCGCCGGGCGGGCATCGTACGGCCCGTCCAGCGGATAGCCGAGGACGATGGCGTCGGCCCCCGTGCCGGCCTGCTTGGCGGCGAACCGCAGGGCCGGCGCGCCGAGCCCCGGAACGTAGACCACCGCGAGGTCCCGCTGCGGGTCGTAGACGACCACCCGGCCGCTGCGCCGTTCCCCGTCCACCTCCACCGAGATGCTGCGGGTGCCGGCCACCACGTGCGCGTTGGTCATCACCCGGTTGGTGGCGTAGACGAAGCCGGAGCCCTCGATCCGTCGGGAGCAGCTCGGCGCCGTACCGAGCACCTTGACCACCGACCGCTCGCTGCTGGCCACCACGCGGGACCCGGCGAGGCTCGGGTCCGGCGGCGAGACCTCCCGGGCGCGGGTCGGGGTGAGCCCGCCGAACACGTCCGGGAAGCCGTTCGTGTCCACCGTGTCACGCAGCGCGGTGGACAGCGCCTGGGCCTGCTCGGGCAGCACCCGGTCCACCACGCCGAGCAGCGCGCTGTTGCGGACCGCGCTGGCCAGCCCGGGGAGCGATGAGGACCCCAGCGGTACGGCCACCAGCCAGGCCACCAGCAGGACCGCGAAGATCGACACGAAGGCGCCGCCGACGTCGTCGACCCGGCGGGCCACCCGGCTGGTGATGGCGTGCCGCAGGTGCGAGCCCACCCAGCCCGCCCCGGCCTGCCCGATCACCGCGAGGCCGAAGATGGTCACCAGCGCGACGATCACCCGTACCGATGGACTGACGAACTGCTGGGCCAGCAGCGGCCCCAGTTGCAGCCCGACCAGCGCCCCCAGGAAGAACCCGCTGAACGAGAGCACGCCGATGACGAATCCCTGCCGGTAGCCGCTGATCGCGAAGGCCAGCATGAGCACGAGCAGAACCAGGTCGACCGCGGACACCCGTCCAATGTACGGGTGCCGGCCAGCCGCGGCGCGGGCCCTCGCCCGCCTCGTCGGATCCGCCACCGGCTCGCCGGTCAGGACGGCGGGCCGGCCACCTCGTCGCGGGCGTCGGGACCGGTGGCCGGCGCGGGCGGCGGCGGCAGGTCGCTCACCCGGTCCTGCGGCCACGGCCGGGACCAGCCGCCCATCTCCAGCAGGGCGTCCAGGACGCCGGCGGTGAACCCCCAGACCAGCATGCCGCGCACCTGGAAGGCCGGGCCGATCCAGCCGCTCGGGTGCCGCAGGCGCAGCCGGTTGTCCGGGTCCACCAGTTCCGCCACGGGCAGCCGGGCCACGTGCGCCACCTCGGCCGGCTCCCGCGGATGCACCGGGTGCGGCCGGTGCCACCAGCCCAGCACCGGCGTCACCACGAAGTCGCTGACCGGAATCCAGAGCCGGGGCAGTTGCGCCAGCACGGTCACCGTGCCGGGATCCAGCCCCACCTCCTCGTCGGCCTCCCGCAGCGCGGTGGCCGCCGGGTCGGTGTCGCCGGGGTCGGCAGCCCCGCCGGGGAACGCCGGCTGACCGGCGTGGTTGCGCAGGGTCGCGGCCCGCTGCATCAACAGGACGTCGGGACCCTGCCCGGGTTGCTCGCCGAAGAGCACCAGCACCGCGCTCTCCCGGCCGCCGGTCGACGGCGTACGCAGCCGGGTGAAGTCCTCGGTGCGGGCCGCGCGCACCCGGCCGACAAGCGTCCGCGCCCAGTCCGGTGGCTCCGGCGCGGGTGTCGGGTCGGCGGTGTCGCTCATCGCAGCGTCCTCACGCCGGCACCTGCACCCCGAGGTACCGCTGGACCAGATCGGCGAGCGCGGCCTCGTCGAGCGCCCCGGCAATGTGGACATGCCGGATCCGGCCCGCGCCGTCCACCAGGATCGTGCTGGGCAGCCCCGGGCTGCGGACCTGGATCCGCAGCGTCTCGGCCACGTCCACGAGCATGGGGAAGCTCACCCCGAGATCGCTACCGAGCGCCGCGGCGGCGTCCCGGTCGTCCCGGGTGTCCACCCCGATCACGTGCACCGCCGGTCCCGCCCGGGTGGCCAGCCACTGGAACGCCGGCAGCTCCTGACGGCACGGTTGGCACCAGGCCGCCCACAGGTTCACCACGGCCGGGCCGCGGATGTCGCCGAGCCGCACCCGCGGGCCGCCGGCGAAGCACGGCAGCGTCAGGTCCGGCAGCGCCAGACCGACCGGAAACGCCGGCGCGGACCCGGCGTCCTGGGTCGCGGCCGGCGGCGGAATGGTCGGCGACGCAGCGGCCGTCGGCGACGCAGGGACCGATGGCGACGCAGGGACCGATGGCGACGCAGGGACCGGTGGCGACGCAGCGGCCGATGGTGGCGCAGCGGGCGGCGGCGAGGTCAGCGCCGCGCAGTCGGCGAACGGCGACGGCTCGGCCACGGCGTCCGGGCGGGTCGCCCCGGCCGAGCACCCGGGCACGGCCACCAGCACGGCCAGCAGCACCAGGACCGCGTAGCGGCCTCGTGCCGGCGCCGTTCGCGACCGGAGGGCTGGCGGAACCGGCCGGCTCCGCGCGCTCATGGCACGTCGGCGGCGGTGGCGCCGGCGGGCACCAGCGCCGGGTCGAGGCCCGCCTGGCTGGCCAGCTCGGGGGCGCGCGGGCCCTTCAACAGCCTGGCCGCCGCGGTGGCATCGGTCGGCCCGATCCCGTACGACGGGCAGAGCTTGGCCAGCGTGCAGGCGCCGCAGGCGGGCTTGCGCGCGTGGCAGACCCGGCGCCCGTGGAAGATCACCTGGTGGGACAGCAGCGTCCAGTCGCGCTTCGGGAACAGCGCGCCGACGGCGTGCTCGATCTTGACCGGATCGGTCTCCGCGGTCCACGCCCACCGCCGGACCAGCCGCTGGAAGTGGGTGTCGACGGTGATGCCCGGTACGTCGAAGGCGTTGCCGAGGATCACGTTCGCGGTCTTGCGGCCGATCCCCGGCAGCGTCACCAGATCCGCGAGCCGCCGCGGGACCCGGCCGTCGAAGCGCTCGACCAGCGCCTGACCCAGCTTGATCAGCGAATCGGTCTTGTTCCGGAAGAAGCCGGTCGGCTTGATCAGGCCCTCCAGCTCGGCCCGGTCGGCGCCGGCGTAGTCGGCCGCCGTCGGATAGCGGGCGAACAGCTTCGGGGTGACCTCGTTGACCTTCTTGTCCGTGCACTGCGCGGACAGGATGGTGGCCACGGCCAGTTGGAGCGGGCCCTCGTGGTCGAGCTCGCAGTGCGCGTCCGGATGGGTCGCCGCGAGCACCCGGGCCATCCGGCGTGCCCGGCGGGTGCGGGCGAGGTCGGTCTCGCCCGGCAGCACCGGCCCGGCCGGCTCGGTGCCGGCCCGCTCGTCCTGCCCACGTCGCGCCGCCCGCCGTTGCCCGTGCTGATCGTCCACGCCGGTCAGCCTACGTCGCGGGCCGGACATCCCCGCGGGTCAGCCCGTGGTGGCGGGCGTGATCCGGCCGCCGGTGTCCAGCCGCGCGCCGGTGGACGGGAAGTCGGCCTGGGTGACCTGCCGGATCAGGGCCAGCCCCTGACCGCCGTCGTCCGGCACCGGACGCCCGGCGGTGTTGAGCTTGGTGGAGGTGAACGACCCGCCGTCCCACGTACCGTCGGGCTTGAGGGAGACCTTGAGGATCCCCGCCTGGCCGAGCCGGCCGGACCTGGACAGCGTGCCGCTGCCCCCGGCGAAGTTGCCCAGGCTGTAGGCGATCAGCCTGCCCTGGTAGAACTCCATGGCCCGCAGCACGTGCGGGCCGTGCCCCACCACGAGGTCGGCACCGGCGTCGATCACGGCGTGCGCGAAGGCGATCGGATCACCCCGGTTCTCCCCCAGGAACATCTCGGTGCCCGGCTTGACGTGGATCTTGTCGGATCCCTCGGCGCCCATGTGCACCTGCACCACCACCAGATCCGCCGCCTCGTCGGCCTTGCGGACCAGATCGGCGGCGGCGGTCAGGTTCAGCGAGCTGTTGTTCCACGCGTACGGCGAGAAGCCGAGCACGGCGATCTTGACCTGGCCGACGGTGAGCACGGTGATCTCGCCGGGCGCCCCGGTGTGCTTGAGCCCCTGCTCGGTCAGCGCCGCGCTGGTGTTGCGGTATCCGGCCGCGCCGTAGTCGTTGCCGTGGTTGTTGGCCTGGTTCAGCACCGTGAAGCCGGCATCCGCCAGGTGCTTGGCGTACCCGGGCGGGACGCGGAACTGGTGGCAGCCGCTGGAGTTGGCGCCGCACTTGGCCGTGCCCGTGTCGTCGGTCAGCGGCTCCTCGAGGTTGCCCATCACCACGTCGGCGGCCAGGGCCTTGCGTACCGGGGTGAAGAAGTCCTTGCCGCCGTCGGCCGGCAACCGGCCGGGGGCGCTGCCCATCACGATGTCGCCGGTGGCCGAGAGCGAGACGGTGCGGGGCGCCGCGCTGGCCGTGCGGCCGGGTGACGGGGAGCCGGCGACGGCCTGCCCCGGCTCCCACCGCGCGGCGGGGTCCTCGCCGCCGCACGCGGCGACCGCGAGCAGCAGCCCGGGCAGGGCGGCAAGTGCCGCCAGCCGGCGCCGGCGGGGCCGGGCGCGGCGCGCTGCGGTGCACTGCGGGTACGCGGACATCGGCGCAGACCCTACCCGGGGCATCGCCGTACCCGCAGTCCGGCCGCCGGGCGACCGGCCGGCGGCCGGACCGCCGTCGCCCCGGTGCCGGTCGCCGCCGTCGGTCGGGCCGGTCGCCGCCGTCGGTCGGGCCGGTCGCCGCCGCTCAGTCCGCCCGGCCGTCCCGGTCGCCGGTCGCCGGCCGGTCCGACCAGGGCAGGGTGGACGCCGCGCCACCCGCGCGGACGGCCCGGTGCACGGCCCGGGCCAGCGGTGCGCCGTACCGGGAGCGGGGACCCCCGTACGCCTCGACCGGCCCGTCCGGCGCGCAGAGCACGGTGACCGCGTCGGTGGCGGTGCCGGTGGCCGGCAGGCCCAGCTCCCACAGCGCCTGCGCCTTGGCCTCGGTGGCGGTGGCCACGGCGTTCACCAGCGCGGCGGCGGACAGCCGGGCGGGCACCAGCGCGACGATATTGACGGTGCCGACCCGCGGCGCCACCGGTGCGGGCCTGCCGGGGGCGGACGCGTCGCCGGAGCCGGCCCGCCGCACCGACGGCGACGACGACGGCGACGACGGCGACGGCGACGACGGCGACGGCGACGACGGCGACGGCGACGACGGCGACGGCGACGGGCCAGCCGGCCGCGGTTGGCCCTTCGGCGTGCCGTCGGTGCCGGCCGCCCAGATCGGGCTGCCGAGCCCGACCGTGGCCCAGACCCGCACCCCGGCCTCGGCCGCCGGCACCACCTCGGCCACGTCCACCCCGGTCAGGTGTCCGATTCCGGGGCCGGACAGGTCCAGCCCCGCGGCCAGCTCGGCCAGGTGGCGGTCCGGGTCGTCCCGGTCGTAGGACATCGGCACGGTCGCGTTGAGCACCCAGTGCCGGCGGCCGAGGCCGCCGCCCAGCGGTGCGGAGCTGACCGCCGGCAGGCCGGTCGCGGCCCGCCAGACCAGCAGGGGTACGTCCCGGCCGCCCTCGGCCCGGACGGTCAGCACGGGTTCGGACAGCACGGGTCGACCCTACGGCCGGGCCGGCGCGCCGCGGCCGCGGGCCGGTTCGCCGGGCGGACGGCACCCGAGGTTGGTCGGTAGGGGTGGAAAGGGTGGATGATGGGCGCTGAGATCGACTTACGGGTTCGGCGCCACCTCCCCATTAGCGGGGGTGCGGCTCCGAATACTGCTCACGTGCGCCTAGACTGGCGGCGCGCGGCGATCTACGGCCGGCCGGACCGGCCGACGGACGGCACGTGCAGCGGAGGTGCGCGATGGACGAGGTGTTGGCCCGCAGCGGGATCTTCCAGGGCGTCGACCCGGAGGCGGCCGAGGCGCTCGCCAAGGAGATGGAGACGATCGACGTCCGCAAGGGCGAAGTCGTCTTCAACGAGGGCGAACCGGGCGACAGCCTCTACATCCTGCTCAGCGGGAAGATCAAGGTGGGTCGCCGGGCGGCGGACGGGCGGCAGAACCTGATCGCCGTGATGGGCCCGTCGGACATGGTGGGCGAATTGTCGCTGTTTGACCCGGGTCCGCGTACCGCCACGGCCACCGCGGTCACCGACACCCGGCTCGTCCGGCTGCGCAAGCAGGCACTGCGGCCCTGGCTGACCAACCGGCCGGAGATCGCCGAGCAGCTGCTCCGGGTGCTCGCCCGCAGGCTGCGCCGGACGAACGACTCGCTCGCCGACCTGATCTTCACGGACGTCCCGGGCCGGGTCGCGAAGAACCTGCTCCAGATGGCCGGCCGGTTCGGCACCCGGGACGGCGGCGTGCTGCGGGTGACCCACGACCTCACCCAGGAGGAGATCGCCCAGCTGGTCGGCGCCTCCCGGGAGACCGTGAACAAGGCGCTCGCCGACTTCGCCTCGCGCGGCTGGCTCCGGCTGGACGGCAAGAGCATCATCATCCTCGACCCCGAGCGGCTGGCCCGGCGCGCCCGCGTCTGAGCCGTACCCCGGGGGCGTGCGTCCGAGCCGTACGGCGGGCGCGGGACCTTCTGCCATCAGCTAACAACCTCGACGCGGGCCACCGCCGGCCGGCACGGTGGTGCCCATGCTGAACACCGTCGCCGTGCTGTCGGACATCCACGGGTCGCTTCCCGCGCTGGAGGCCGTGCTGGCCGAACCGGACGTCGCGGCGGCCGAGGCCATCGTGCTGACCGGGGACATCGCCGCCGGACCCCAGCCGGTCGAGGTGCTCGACCGGCTCGCCGGCCTCGGTGACCGGGCGCACTGGGTGAACGGCAACGCCGACCGCGAACTCGTGGCGGCCCGCGCCGGCCGGGAGCCGCCGTACCCCGAGTCGAGGTGGGCCGCGACGCAGCTGCGCGACGACCACCTGGCCCGGCTGGCGGCGCTGCCGCCGAGCGTCACGCTGCCGGTGCACGGCCTCGGCCCGGTGCTGTTCTGCCACGCCACGCCCCGGGACGACGAGGAGGTCGTGCTGGTCGACACCCGGCTGGAGCGGTGGACGGAGGTGCTCGCCGGCGTTGCGGACGAGGTGCGCACGGTGGTCTGCGGGCACACCCACATGGCGTTCGTCCGGCTGGTGGACCGCCGGTTGATCGTGAACCCGGGCAGTGTGGGCATGCCGTACGGGCCGGCCGCCGCGCACTGGGCGCTGCTCGGCCCCGGGGTGCAGTTGCGCCGTACCGAGTTCGACCTGGACGCGGCGTGCGCCCGGATCGCCGCCGAGTCCGGCTTCCCCGGCGCCGCCGACTGGGCCGACGAGTACGTCCGGGCGCGCAACAGCGACCGGGACGCCCTGATCGCCTTCGGGCCGCGGGACGGTCGCTGACCCGGCTCCGGCCGGCCGGGAAACCGAGACGGGAACCCCGACAGAAAAAACAGTCTTGACTGTTTGTTTCGTGGCCGGCAGGCTGGCACCGTGCCGGCCACCCGGGTTCCCCAGCAGGAGCGCAGCCGGGCCACCCAGGCCCGGCTGCTGGAGGCGACGATCGAGACCCTGGTCGAGCGCGGCTGGTCGGGGACCACGACCACGGTGGTGGCAGCCCGGGCCGGCGTGTCCCGGGGCGCGCAACTGCACCACTACCCACCCGGGCCGCGCTGGTGACGGCCGCGGTCCAGCACCTCGCCGAGCGCCGGGCCACCGAGATCCGGACCGAGGCCGCGGCGCTGCCGCCCGGCCCCGACCGGCCGGGCCGGGTGATCGACATGCTCGCCGCCCTGTTCACCAGCCCGCTCTTCGCGGCCGCCCTCGAACTGTGGGTGGCCGCCCGCACCGACCCCGAGCTGCGGACCGCGCTGGTCCCGCTGGAGGCGCGGGTCGGCCGCGAGATGCACCGGCTCACCGTCGAGCTGCTCGGTGCCGACGAGCGGATCCCCGGCGTACGGGAAACCGTGCAGGCCACCCTCGACCTGCTGCGCGGCCTCGGCGTGGCCAGCCTGCTCTCCGACGACTCCGCCCGGCGGAACGCCCTGCTGGCGGTCTGGAAACGCCAGCTCGCCGCGGTGCTGGAGGCCGCGCCGCCGACCGGGCCGCGGCCCAACCCCTGATCCGAGAGGTGCCCATGGTCGACCTGGAACCCCTGCTGGCGGACCTGGCCGCCGAGTCCGCCGAGCTGGACGCGCTGGTCGCCGCGCTGCCGGCCGACCGCTGGTCGCTGCCCACCCCGGCACCCGGCTGGAGCATCGCGCACCAGATCGCCCACCTGACCTGGACCGACCACGTCGCCCGGCTCGCCGCGACCGACCCGGACGCCTTCTTCGCGTCCATCTCCCGGGCCGCCACCGACCCGGACGGCTTCGTCGACCGT is a genomic window containing:
- a CDS encoding metallophosphoesterase codes for the protein MLNTVAVLSDIHGSLPALEAVLAEPDVAAAEAIVLTGDIAAGPQPVEVLDRLAGLGDRAHWVNGNADRELVAARAGREPPYPESRWAATQLRDDHLARLAALPPSVTLPVHGLGPVLFCHATPRDDEEVVLVDTRLERWTEVLAGVADEVRTVVCGHTHMAFVRLVDRRLIVNPGSVGMPYGPAAAHWALLGPGVQLRRTEFDLDAACARIAAESGFPGAADWADEYVRARNSDRDALIAFGPRDGR
- a CDS encoding adenosylcobinamide amidohydrolase, encoding MLSEPVLTVRAEGGRDVPLLVWRAATGLPAVSSAPLGGGLGRRHWVLNATVPMSYDRDDPDRHLAELAAGLDLSGPGIGHLTGVDVAEVVPAAEAGVRVWATVGLGSPIWAAGTDGTPKGQPRPAGPSPSPSSPSPSSPSPSSPSPSSPSSSPSVRRAGSGDASAPGRPAPVAPRVGTVNIVALVPARLSAAALVNAVATATEAKAQALWELGLPATGTATDAVTVLCAPDGPVEAYGGPRSRYGAPLARAVHRAVRAGGAASTLPWSDRPATGDRDGRAD
- a CDS encoding Crp/Fnr family transcriptional regulator encodes the protein MDEVLARSGIFQGVDPEAAEALAKEMETIDVRKGEVVFNEGEPGDSLYILLSGKIKVGRRAADGRQNLIAVMGPSDMVGELSLFDPGPRTATATAVTDTRLVRLRKQALRPWLTNRPEIAEQLLRVLARRLRRTNDSLADLIFTDVPGRVAKNLLQMAGRFGTRDGGVLRVTHDLTQEEIAQLVGASRETVNKALADFASRGWLRLDGKSIIILDPERLARRARV